In a single window of the Pleurodeles waltl isolate 20211129_DDA chromosome 4_2, aPleWal1.hap1.20221129, whole genome shotgun sequence genome:
- the KIAA0040 gene encoding uncharacterized protein KIAA0040 homolog, producing MDKITDFFTWFWNLVETKHQEGVYQSICLGVIIALPVTVLLIIAVTCCHCCCCHKKETAGTTKTQVEKKKKKKKEEEDLWISAHPKSILLEKIPPPPV from the coding sequence ATGGACAAAATCACTGATTTTTTCACTTGGTTCTGGAACCTGGTGGAGACCAAGCACCAAGAGGGCGTGTACCAGAGCATATGTTTGGGGGTCATCATTGCCCTGCCCGTCACTGTCCTTCTCATCATTGCTGtgacctgctgtcactgctgctgctgccacaagAAAGAGACTGCTGGCACGACCAAAACCCaggtggagaagaagaagaagaagaagaaagaggaagaagaccTGTGGATTTCTGCCCACCCCAAGTCCATACTGCTGGAGAAGATACCTCCTCCGCCTGTATAG